The Oryza sativa Japonica Group chromosome 11, ASM3414082v1 DNA window AAACAAGAACAATAAATAGGAAAATTCAATGACATTTGGTCCACTTTGGGTGTTGAGCCCagatttaaatttattttctaaaaaaaggaaaaacaaatgaaaagtacatggaagatcaTTGATTTGTTTAGGCGTGTTACGTAGGACACTCAACTTTCAAAATACACATTTAGATCATTAATATGAGTTAAGTGGGTCATCTTGTATCTAACTATTCACATGAGCATATCTGATATACATATGGCATGTCATCATTTATGATTAAATAAAATTGCTTTCGGTATGTGCATAGAACTGCATAAACCTCGTCTTGAGGCAGTCTAATAGATGGGACTTGGCCTCTTTTTGTCCTTCTCCACCGACGGCCACCCAGGCTGCAGGCTCGTTCAACACCTAGATGCCTTCGATATCCATCATTTACTTGCACCCAAACGTTTCGATGGGGGAGGAGTGGGGATTGGATTTAGGTTTCGATCGATGATCGACTCGGTACTCCAATGTATTCCTGTGTTTAGATGGCCCACACGTCAGCGCTTGTTTTCTGTAGGTGTAAGTTAtaccgttaaaaaaaaattattttttctgtgGGTATGCTGCGGGACCAACAGAAAATATACCAGCCCACAGGCTTGCCCCCAAGTCTGGTAGTGAACCCTCTTTGCCGGTATGTGTAGTTCGTTGCTCTCAGTTGAGGGTAGAGGAAAGCTCTAACTGTGTTTCCCCTCGCCACGTTCACTGTCACCATTTACACAGCTCTTGCACTACTTACTGGTGCAGGACCTTGATCAAACACCTTGTTGATGTACCGTTGCTAATCCGGCGGGACCTTAAGTTGTTTGCctgggaattatattttctGATGCGCGACCTTAAGCTATCCGTATACGAAGATATATTTTCGTAGGTGGACAGCTCATCCCCATCTTGTGCACCCATGACTTAATTTGCAGGTAGCCATTTGGGGCCGAAAATATGGCCCTCCTTCGTAATGGTATGGGCCTCGCCTGCGAAAATCGTTTTGCTAGTAGGGAGAAGAACATTGCAGAGAACAGTGTATGGAAAAGAGATCTGTGAAGCAATTTTCTGGTATTTCCTTGAACAAAATGCAAGAGCTTACAAACAGTAAAAGTGGCACCCCACGCTGCGAGACTCCACTCAACCTACACCACGCACATTCAGcgcacacacacgcacaccacTGACAAGTGACAACATGCATTGTCACCGCTTCGATCGCAACAAACTGCGACCTATTCTGCTTCAGCGCCAAGGAgtaaacagcagcagcaatgaAATCGCAAACAAATATCACTCTGCGAAAGTAAAACCAGACCCACGAAACTTCTCGGTGAGAAACTTATCCAGGCTCTCAGCCATCTCAGGCGTGACGTAGTTCACCCAATCTCCAACCGCACCCTTCCGGAAGTACGACTCATTTGGGACCTCGACGTTTACCACTCGCCGAAAACCTGCGTTCTTTGCGCCCGAAGCTTTGAGCCCCTGCAGGCTGCATAGATTTATAATGTTCTCAACAATCCCTGCTTCCTTCTCGGCGTCCGAGAACGGTTGCCCGATAAATTCTGCAATCTTCTCAACATTCTATACGGGATCACGTTGGATATCCTCATATTTTAGGAATAAAACCCTGTCTGGCATCGCCTGGCTCGCTCTCCAGTATTCGAGGATATGCTCCCAAATGGGGCTCCCAAAATATGTACCCTCGCGGATGGACTCCCACACATCAGAGAATGACATCACATTAGATTTAGAACGGTTGATGAAATGCCAGTAAGAAACTAGCATGTCCTTGGGTTGCCTACGACTCAGAAAATAATGTAATTATTAGTACAATGCTATTTatcaataaatttagcatgtccTTAGGATGCCTGCgataaagaaaataaatgtTATTACCATGACTAGCTAGTAGGAATAAATTGGTCATATGGGTGCATAATTTGACTTACATGTCGCTGCTACAGAATTAATTTTTCTGGATGAGACCACTTATAAGTTGTTGGCGGACTATAATTTCTCCTGTATGTAAAAATGATCCCTCGAGCACAGTTCAGGAATACCCCTTAACAGGCGAACCACTTAATAGGCCTGCAAAAATAAGCCTgcaaaaataagtctattttcgaACGCGAACCTCTTAAGAGACTTGCATAAGAGattacccctctctctcccttctttttttttctctcccctcctctccctctccccactcCCACTCCATTCCCCGCTTGCAAAAAATAAGGCATGCAGTCTCTCCCCCACTCCCACTCCCACTCCCACTCCCATCCACTCTCTTCCCACTCCCATTCACACTCCCCTCCTCCAAATCCTGCTCCATTCCCCACTCTTCATGTCTCCTTCACTTCCGATGAGAGGGTGGCGGTGTGCGACGGAGGCTAGTTCAGGCGAGGGCAGTGGTCGGCTCAGGCGAGAGTAGAGAGGTCGGGCGAGAGGGATTATTCTGTCAGCGATGGCGATGGGAGGGGCGGATCTGGTGCTCCCTCCCTATCCCGTGCTGATCTGGCTACCGCTCGGCCTCCCACGCGCACAGATCCTGCTCCTCCTGCCCCTCCCACGTGGATCCCACCGCCTCTACTCACCCCATGTGCGTGGATCCGCTGGAGGCGGTGACAGGAGgggcccctccccctcccacgtGGACCTCACCGCCTATCCGCCCCCCAAGCACGCAGATTTACCAGCGAGGGTGTTGGGAGGAGCGGATCCGCCCCCCTCCCTCTCGCGCAGATCCTGCCGCCTCAACACCTCGCGCGAAgacggcgacgctggcggcggctTCAAgcgaggatgatgacgatgacgaagaTCCGCTGGTGGCTTGGGGCAACGGCGACGATGATGGCCGCGGTGGCTTCgagcgatgatgatgacgatagTGGCGGTGGCTTCTTGATTCTCCGGTTAgggtttcgatttttttttgtaatttttccttttctcggtcaaacttatatatttataaaatccTGGGaggaattatatttttttatagagtcCATGTACACTattatttctgaaatttctATTTGTGTTTTTCATATTCTCCCATAGTCAAGCCTTTTCTTCATGTGTATAgattaaaatcgaacatgatgaGCCTTTTCTTCGTTTATATCTTCAAATTCTTGCAGAACATTCCATACTGGGGTGGTAAAAGCTCAAATGTGTGGACGTACGCGTGCGGTGGAGTGGCCGAGTGGGCTGTGCGTGTGTTGTTGGCCATGCAACGTCCATAATCGCATGTATGTTTAGAAGTGGATATATCGAGCCATCTCACATCACTTCACTTACCTGCATATGTAAACGATTTTGCAGCCAGGGTTGTCGGTAACGGAGGCTGGCAGCACCGAGAATGAAGCGTGCGTGCTCATcagccgcggcgacggcgccgcggcgagccTGGCCTCGTCCCCGGCGAAGTACACGGCCTCCTTGAACGGGACGCAGTCGTGCGGGTTGAGATGGAGCAGCGGgtgcggctcgccgccgccggtggcggcggcgcggtgggtacgcggcgcgcgccgccgtggcgaAGGCCAGGGCCTTGAGCCACGTGGTGCCGCACTTGGGCAGGCTCGCGAGGaccacgtcgccgtcgcgcggGGCGAAGTGGCGCTGGATCGCGACGAAGCCGAGCACCCAGTCCTCCCGGAACCAGGAGCCCTGGTAGAGGCGCATCCTCTGCGGCGTCCCGGGCAGCTTGCTCGGGAGCGCGGCGACGATGCCGCGGTACTCCTCCGCGGCCAGGGCCGCCACGGAGGCTGGCTGCCTCGGGatcgcggccgcgccgtcgtcgtcatcattgtcgatgacgacgacgaggacgtcCTTGAACGGGATGGGGCGTGCTGTCCCGGGCACGGCATTTGTTGCTGGCATAGTGTGGACTGTGGACAACGTACGTACTGACAACGATGAGTATGGGCACAGCACTACTGCATAGACTGCACTATTTATAGTGACCATACGGGGTGGGAGACAGGGACCATCGCCAGGAAACGTGGCCCTGACAAATAGCCTGTTATGTTTGCCATTTTTATATTCAAACTTTCCTAAATAAGGTCATGAGCTATGGAGGCTACTACTGATATAGTAagtggcctggcctggcctcaTATCGTACCATAAGGTCCCGTTCGTTAGGAGGACAAAAGGGAGAAGaaattgctctttttttttctggcatGCTTTCCAAACTACTACATAATAGtatcttttatttaaaaaagtatAACAAGATTATCGAGAACGCTTCTTATCGGTATACCGATAAAAAAAATCGGGCACTTAAATTTTCCAACCAACCACATGCTTCTCTCCCCACCCTATCACAAGTACATGTATCCATTTTCTAAATATTTCTTATAAATTACTTATCCTATTACATCATTGTATTCATTACAATTAAATATTTGTAATGACATATTACAATgattatattccgatgaaagaaaaacatatatttcaaACCGTTATAACTCAATGTTTTGTATATATACTAGTGACATTGTTCTCACCAGTAGTGTAACCACATTACCTCTACTACCAGTTGGCTTTATTATAGCCTCAGCTAGTTCGGACCTATATTTCATCAATGCTGATGAGAAAACTAAATCTTTTTACCCTCTCTTATTAGCACCTGTGACGAAGGCTAAAACTCTATATTTTGATATGGAGAGAGCACTTGGGATAGTAATAGTGGATTAATTATTTCGATCATATGACGCTGGACAGCTGGTTTTGTTTAGGACCCATGGGTGTTCAAGCGTCACGGCACACCCAAATACGTAGTACTCTGTGCTACCAGGCCAAAGCTCAGGCTTCTTCCATTGATATTGAAGAAAATGAGGAGGTAACTCGCTAGTGAGTACGTACTACATCAGTTAGAGTAAGTTAATTTGATCCCATAATGAATTGATTTCAGGTTATCCTCAACGGCATTGGCAACTGACATTATCTGTAGCAATATACTAATATTATTGCCTAGCTTGATGGATTGGTTAATGATGAGTAGTCGTCAGTATTTGGTTGTTGCAATGAAGCACTTGTCGAACCTCGAATAAGACAGGAAACTCTTTCTATCGATGGATCAATCTGGCAAACGTATGTTGCGCTAGTGAAAAGAAAACGAGAGGAAACAAGAAAACGCTCCGAATGCCTGGAGCAGTGAACCTGCATGCCCGCCTGGTGGCCGTGCAGTCGTCCCCTCCTGATCCCAACATCTTATCCACGCActccttgcaaaaaaaaaaacaaagaaagaaaaaaagaaaaaaaaagaaaggaaaaaacagcTCCTAAAAAACCGAAAAATTCTAACCAGTTCATCCGCTCATCTGCTTCTGGATGCCATTGCAATGAACGGGAAGGTCGATAGTAAGAAGAAATCTATAGATCAGCAAAAGTAAAATTTACGAATTACCTCTCCGAACTATCGCAGTCGACTGAGTTACCCCAAACAATAAAAATAGACAtccttcacccccaactattcAAACCGGATAAATAACCCCTCAGCTCAATCCATTGTGGTTTTAGTACTACGTAGCAGTCTAGTCAGAAattcttttaataaaaataggtgggccccacctgttagTTCCATgctcctctctatctctctacTCTATCTCTATCCCCAATCTCTCCTCCTATCTCTatcctccctcccctcaccaGCTCACCAACGCGGCAGCACAGAAAATGGAGGTGGGCAGGCGAGGGTGGGGGGTCATATATGGAGTACGGAGTTACTTATGAACATGGTGCACAATATGTAAGTCCTCGTACTATTTTTAGTACGTTATTGATGGAAGCACTAAGAACAACTGCCAGGGCCAGCCCAGCCCTAGGGAAGGGCGGGCAGTGCGATCGCCCTGGCCCCCAGGCATCAGGGGCCCCTAGCCAGCCATATACACTATACGTACATACTTATAAGTTAATCCCTTTCCAAATCATGCGTCTATGCCAATTGGTTTATTTTTAGCATGCTATAGTCTATGCTTATATAGCACCCTGAATAAAAGAACTAGATTAATGAACTTATGGTAATTAGTGGATTCATATATTTGTATAATACAATCTTCCTAGTTGATTCAGTGGCCTTGCACCAATTTCTGACTGATGGTgtgcttttttaatttttgggagCCATGTCAGATAACAGAAATTTGGCtttgatgatttttttcaatattattttGGTTTTCTATTCAATTACCAATTAAACAATAGTTTATGTTTAATGGTTTGTTGAAGTTAAACATTCCTTTCTATTTACCATTTTGCGTCTACTCAACTAATAGGACATGTACAATGGTGTTTATTAGTGGTCTCTCTCTACtgccatgcaagtaaatttggtgacatggaggaaagagaaatgagtatggttgttatgcatgacaacggctcagagtcgactcttagcatttattagagcaaattttgttgcatggtggtgaaagaaaggaaagaaaagtaagaaaaagtattttgatacattaatgattagagaccATATTATCTCTAACTGTTGTAGGATGCTAGTCTCTAGATAACGCAGAGCTCATATCTGactctacctttgtacatgcccttaggGTCCAAATGGTGACCATAAATATTACACACATATAAGAGGGCTTTCAATAAAAATTTATTGAGGCTACAAATTTGACATTGGTTTCTTTCTCTTTTAGCGTACGTTAATTAGTAGGTGAACTTGTGGAGTTGCAGATACGCGAGCATGACGTGTGTaatgacatatatatgtgtgcttTTCATATAATAAATAGATAACTAAATTACGTGTGTACATCACTATCGATGAGTGATACTCGTGGACCGAATGAGTTGGGTATTGGGGTATGTTggaacgaggatctacgtaatacgacatcaagcaggcaaaagaaaaaaaattatactggttcaggccccttgtcaggtaatagccttagtccagtttatatgagattgatgatgAGGAACCACATATACAAATAAACTAAACGAAACAGACGATACCAATGAGATCGTAGTCGATGAATTCGACAAATCTCCCGGCGACTTCACTCCGCATACTCCGGCTTCGTGAACTATGGTAGGTATGTAGGTGATGAAATTTGATGCCTTGCACCCCTCCCTGgaggtcccttttataccgtggatcatCTTAACCCCAAGTAAGGTCTGGGGATATTTGATCTGGTACAGTATAACAAAATCTCTATCTCTTTTGAGTAGGATTTTAGAAATCGCTTATCTTGTAGAGATATTTCTATAATAATTTGCAACAGATTCCAAACGATGCATACGGAAACGATCCGTATGCGtgaaggtataccttatcgATATATTCTATAAGTCGCAGGATAGTAGATATGCCTTAACCATAATCCTGACAATCACATACAAACAAATACAGTaggtatttttttttcgaaaagcTTTTTAAATTATCGTAATATCGTAAATAGATAGTACGGTTGCATTGTTTCAATTTCTACTCATTGGTGGGTTATGAAGGTCTGGGCCTCTGTTTTTGCTCGCCCTAGGCCTCCAGAATTTCGGGACCGGCCCTAACAACTGCCCGCATAATAAACACAAAATTCTAACTAAGCAAGTCAGTACCTGATCTAAACCCGTTTGGGTTATGGGAAACGAAAACCTAAcgttttttataatataaggtGAAGTACTGCTAGGACGGATAACACAACACTGTTAGAGCATGCAACCAGTAAAGGCTTTTATGCTGCAGGAATCCGCAGATCACACATGGCATTTGTGCATCTGAAGGACAGTCACTAGCAGAGAAATCCTCATTGATTGCTGTTCTAAACCCCTAGTAGGTatagtccttttttttttctggcgtgaaaaagaaaaatactccctccgtcccaaaatataataacttttagccatcaggatttgtctcaaaatataacaacttatccaccaacattctctttacaaccaatcacaaccctcacCATTCATTTCtacctaatttttttaataactgtgtctaactctaaaacttcttatatttcgGATCGAAGGGAgtaaaatattttgatttttttatatattcctAGGCATTATATAAATGGTCACTCTTCTGTTCTCGCAACTCACAAGATTCTTCACATCATTTTCGTGCACATTTGGATTGCAAGATTTGAACCCCTTTACCATCTCACCTAGATACGCTTGTTATTTTTCAAGCGTATACTATTCATTTGAGACTTAGCCGAAACTTATAATAATTACTTAACACCATAGGTAAggtcaaataaaaatattatcaacATAAAATAGCAGATTTTATCGTGATCTATAACTTTCTCATAGATTTTGTCCACATCAGGGATCGtttagaaattttaaaattcCATGTATCCAAATTGATATGAAAAGTTATAACACATTTTTTACATCCAAACGAtctcaaaaaaaattcattaACTACAAATTCATAAAACAATAAAATATGGGACATATGGCATTGCATTTATAAGGTGCTAGTTTTATTAAACAAAAAACAACACATATATGACATGAGTGCtgatttataataaaaaactaGCACTTATGATTTACTAAATTATTGGTGCTAGTTTTATTATGACCCAGTACTAACGAGTGGTTATAGGTGTCCGTTCTTCATTTGATTATGTGAAA harbors:
- the LOC112937022 gene encoding cytosolic sulfotransferase 6 gives rise to the protein MPATNAVPGTARPIPFKDVLVVVIDNDDDDGAAAIPRQPASVAALAAEEYRGIVAALPSKLPGTPQRMRLYQGSWFREDWVLGFVAIQRHFAPRDGDVVLASLPKCGTTWLKALAFATAARAA